From a single Pseudomonas cremoricolorata genomic region:
- a CDS encoding DUF2846 domain-containing protein translates to MKRPAVLWLSLLTILTLLTACTSGPDLKGQPFFTPPAESSPNQATLYFYRTAASIGAGVAPTIKIDGTAVSSLPSGGYFKVTLPAGTHTIESTSPPFISGKVSKRFDLAVENGKVYFIADQVSDSDFKDGQTLDGVDEASFGLMPFYFRYALVPTEEALRAIKWCQRVPVGGK, encoded by the coding sequence ATGAAACGCCCCGCCGTACTCTGGCTATCCCTGCTAACAATCCTCACCCTGCTGACCGCCTGCACCAGCGGCCCCGACCTCAAAGGCCAACCCTTCTTCACCCCCCCAGCAGAATCCAGCCCCAACCAAGCCACCCTCTACTTCTACCGCACCGCCGCCAGCATCGGCGCCGGAGTTGCGCCAACCATCAAGATCGACGGCACCGCCGTCAGCAGCTTGCCATCCGGTGGCTACTTCAAAGTCACCCTTCCCGCCGGCACACACACCATCGAATCGACTTCACCACCGTTTATTAGCGGCAAAGTGAGCAAACGATTCGACCTCGCGGTGGAGAACGGGAAGGTGTATTTCATTGCCGATCAGGTTAGCGATTCCGACTTTAAGGACGGGCAGACCTTGGATGGGGTGGACGAGGCCAGCTTTGGGCTTATGCCGTTTTACTTCAGGTATGCGCTGGTGCCGACGGAAGAGGCGTTGCGGGCGATTAAGTGGTGTCAGCGGGTGCCGGTTGGGGGGAAGTGA
- a CDS encoding ABC transporter permease — translation MNWDVIIKYLPRLADGAILTLELVAIAVIAGLILAIPMGIARASRNPWLRAVPYGYIFFFRGTPLLVQLFLVYYGLAQFDAVRNSSLWPYLRDPFWCTVLTMTLHTAAYIAEILRGALQAIPRGEVEAARALGMSKGKALYYILLPRAARIGLPAYSNEVILMLKASALASTVTLLELTGMARTIIARTYLPVEIFFAAGVFYLLISFVLVQGFKLLERWLRVDACQGR, via the coding sequence ATGAACTGGGACGTCATCATCAAGTACCTGCCGCGGCTCGCCGACGGCGCCATCCTCACCCTGGAGCTGGTAGCCATCGCGGTGATCGCCGGGCTGATTCTGGCGATCCCCATGGGCATCGCCCGCGCCTCGCGCAACCCCTGGCTGCGCGCCGTGCCCTATGGCTACATCTTCTTCTTCCGGGGCACGCCGCTGCTGGTGCAGCTGTTTCTGGTGTACTACGGCCTGGCCCAGTTCGATGCCGTGCGCAACAGCAGCCTGTGGCCGTACCTGCGCGATCCGTTCTGGTGCACCGTGCTGACCATGACCCTGCACACCGCCGCCTACATCGCCGAGATCCTGCGCGGCGCCCTGCAAGCCATCCCCCGTGGCGAAGTGGAAGCGGCGCGGGCGCTGGGCATGTCCAAGGGCAAGGCGCTGTACTACATCCTGCTGCCGCGCGCCGCACGTATCGGCCTGCCGGCCTACAGCAACGAAGTGATCCTGATGCTCAAGGCCAGCGCCCTGGCCAGCACCGTGACCCTGCTGGAGCTCACCGGCATGGCCCGCACGATCATCGCCCGCACCTACCTGCCCGTGGAAATCTTCTTCGCCGCCGGCGTGTTCTACCTGCTGATCTCGTTTGTGCTGGTGCAAGGCTTCAAACTGCTGGAACGCTGGTTGCGGGTGGATGCGTGTCAGGGCCGCTAA
- a CDS encoding ABC transporter permease, translating to MTIDLHGFGPALLAGMLMTVKLALCALLLGLVLGLLGALAKTSPNKPLQWLGGTYSTLVRGVPELLWVLLIYFGTVNLVNRLGEALNIPGLELSAFAAGVIALGLCFGAYATEVFRGAILAIPKGHREAGLALGLSRGRILSRIILPQMWRIALPGLGNLFMILMKDTALVSVIGLEEIMRHAQIGVTVTKQPFTFYMVAAIMYLALTVIAMTGMYFLERRAARGFVRAGE from the coding sequence ATGACTATCGACCTCCACGGATTCGGCCCGGCGCTGCTCGCCGGCATGCTGATGACCGTCAAACTCGCGCTGTGCGCGCTGCTGCTGGGCCTGGTGCTCGGGCTGCTCGGCGCACTGGCCAAGACCTCGCCGAACAAGCCTCTGCAATGGCTGGGCGGCACCTATTCGACCCTGGTTCGCGGCGTGCCCGAACTGCTCTGGGTGCTGCTGATCTACTTCGGCACCGTCAACCTGGTCAACCGCCTCGGCGAAGCCCTGAACATCCCGGGTCTCGAGCTGAGCGCCTTCGCCGCCGGGGTCATCGCCCTGGGGCTGTGCTTCGGCGCCTACGCCACCGAGGTGTTCCGCGGCGCCATTCTGGCGATTCCCAAAGGCCACCGCGAAGCGGGCCTGGCGCTGGGGCTGTCGCGCGGGCGCATTCTTTCGCGGATCATCCTGCCGCAGATGTGGCGCATCGCCCTGCCGGGCCTGGGCAACCTGTTCATGATTCTGATGAAGGACACCGCCCTGGTGTCGGTGATCGGCCTCGAGGAAATCATGCGCCACGCGCAGATCGGCGTGACCGTGACCAAGCAACCGTTCACCTTCTACATGGTCGCCGCCATCATGTACCTGGCCCTGACCGTGATCGCCATGACCGGCATGTACTTTCTGGAACGACGCGCCGCACGCGGCTTCGTGAGGGCCGGGGAATGA
- a CDS encoding ATP-dependent nuclease: protein MKIVRIEVGNFRLLKNFSLDLESNLSLVLGKNNSGKTSLLSALEKFINSSDKNKIVFDDFNVDLKAALSDLVSGVKPIGLESDYLPLGITLKLCIEYDDLDDLSAVSQLIMSLDPDDNHIVLGFEYLISYSQLTAMRNDFSAIKDKYDNDPSLFLKENQHIYFDQIRKKSFSYSDPEVFTDLNKENISLANVISFRSIGAKRSVTNRDNDKTLSTQTAIIYKKTSENQEQQEAVEGFKKQLRSTDTELSEIYQNMFSGLLSKVAKFGGSRLSETHIKIASTLQHRELLDGNTTVMYTHGSHDLPEHFNGLGYMNLISMIFEIEMLMSSFRRPSKESPATINLLFIEEPEAHTHPQMQYTFIKNIKSLLEESRVREDGIEIHLQTIISTHSSHIVAECDFDDIKYLRKSPFSNSVDAKNLKSLKSEYSSDGADDNAQGELCYRFLKQYLTLNRAELFFADKAILVEGDTEKILLPAMMRKLDKEFPDTGVMPLLSQNVSIVEVGAHAQIFEKFIHFIGIKALVLTDIDSGIKELLFERDGVTPQRYKNGNQKIETRKCRPDDPAADHTANGSLIFYHGKVREDLGYFTSLGAESKALSKVGGEWKVDVAGSVFLAYQTEDNGYHGRSFEDAFFSINKALLGTDHEKFPSLTPKWFNKYVNNECCAFEFAEKAVGKKPSLAIEILLNSIPDDKSEFSNWKTPHYIQEGLEWLRK, encoded by the coding sequence ATGAAAATAGTAAGGATTGAAGTCGGCAATTTTCGTTTGTTGAAGAATTTTTCTCTTGATCTTGAGAGTAATCTTTCTCTGGTGCTGGGTAAAAACAATAGCGGAAAAACTTCGCTGCTTTCCGCATTAGAAAAATTTATAAACTCATCTGATAAGAATAAAATAGTTTTTGACGATTTTAACGTTGATCTAAAAGCAGCTCTAAGTGACTTGGTTAGCGGAGTCAAGCCCATAGGTTTGGAGAGTGACTATTTACCCTTAGGTATAACTTTAAAGTTGTGCATTGAGTATGATGATTTAGATGATTTGTCAGCGGTAAGTCAGTTGATAATGAGTTTGGATCCTGATGACAATCATATTGTGCTCGGATTTGAGTATTTGATTAGCTACTCCCAGTTGACGGCAATGCGGAATGACTTCAGTGCTATAAAAGACAAATATGACAACGACCCTAGTTTGTTCCTTAAAGAAAACCAGCACATTTATTTTGACCAGATTCGGAAAAAAAGCTTTTCCTATAGTGATCCGGAAGTGTTCACGGATTTAAATAAGGAAAATATTAGCCTGGCTAATGTCATCTCATTCAGGTCTATCGGTGCGAAGCGGAGTGTTACGAATAGAGACAATGATAAGACACTTTCCACTCAGACTGCAATTATCTATAAAAAGACATCTGAGAACCAAGAGCAGCAGGAAGCTGTTGAAGGTTTCAAGAAGCAGTTACGGTCAACCGACACAGAGCTGAGTGAAATCTATCAGAACATGTTTTCTGGATTGTTGAGTAAGGTGGCAAAGTTTGGGGGTTCAAGATTGTCGGAGACGCATATAAAAATTGCATCTACCTTGCAGCATCGAGAGTTGCTGGATGGGAATACAACAGTAATGTATACCCATGGTTCGCATGATCTGCCAGAGCACTTTAATGGTCTCGGGTATATGAACTTAATTAGTATGATTTTTGAGATAGAGATGCTGATGAGCTCTTTCAGGCGGCCTAGCAAGGAAAGTCCTGCTACTATTAATTTGCTCTTTATTGAGGAGCCGGAAGCGCATACGCATCCTCAAATGCAATATACTTTTATTAAGAATATTAAGTCGTTGTTAGAAGAAAGTAGGGTGAGAGAGGATGGTATAGAAATTCATCTTCAAACGATTATAAGTACGCATTCTTCTCATATAGTGGCGGAGTGTGATTTTGATGATATTAAGTATTTGAGAAAGTCGCCTTTTTCTAACAGCGTAGACGCAAAAAATCTCAAGTCTCTCAAGTCTGAGTATTCGTCTGATGGTGCGGATGATAATGCTCAAGGTGAACTTTGCTATAGATTTCTCAAGCAATATCTTACATTGAATCGTGCTGAGCTGTTTTTTGCTGACAAAGCAATACTGGTTGAGGGTGACACTGAAAAGATTCTTTTGCCAGCAATGATGCGAAAACTTGATAAAGAGTTCCCAGATACTGGTGTCATGCCGCTACTTTCTCAGAATGTCTCGATTGTGGAGGTAGGAGCGCATGCGCAGATTTTTGAGAAGTTTATTCATTTCATTGGCATTAAAGCTCTAGTCCTGACCGACATAGATAGCGGCATTAAAGAGCTACTTTTTGAAAGGGATGGGGTTACTCCGCAACGGTATAAAAATGGTAATCAAAAAATAGAGACCAGAAAATGTCGTCCTGATGACCCTGCGGCAGACCACACAGCGAATGGATCGTTGATATTTTATCACGGCAAGGTTAGAGAGGACTTGGGCTACTTTACTTCACTTGGTGCTGAAAGTAAGGCTTTATCTAAAGTCGGAGGTGAGTGGAAAGTTGATGTCGCTGGGTCTGTTTTCTTGGCATATCAAACTGAAGATAACGGCTATCATGGAAGAAGCTTCGAGGATGCTTTTTTTTCAATTAACAAAGCACTCCTTGGAACGGACCACGAGAAGTTTCCCTCTCTAACGCCTAAGTGGTTTAATAAATACGTAAATAACGAGTGCTGTGCATTCGAATTTGCAGAGAAGGCAGTTGGCAAAAAGCCTTCGTTAGCGATTGAGATTTTGCTTAATAGTATACCGGATGATAAATCTGAATTTTCCAATTGGAAAACACCTCACTATATCCAGGAGGGGTTGGAATGGTTGCGCAAATGA
- a CDS encoding methyltransferase has protein sequence MTHQEPLQGPHLLTRFQALDHFLTHHQPLWRPRPFHHLHLPWETDHPALSTWLRQQTLEQAEAAEHSDEAQAPPEPFPTWATQAQHLAHTQELPTIDLHPAARRLDVNVPGRKWQQIEAFGRRLDFQAPPRHWIDWCAGKGHLGRRLLQPGQQLTCLEYDPALVDAGAALSQHHHLPAQHLCQDVLESDCERHLDAHSSVVALHACGDLHARLLQLASSKACAHIALAPCCYNRIAGQHYQPLSAAAKASPLRLSLDDLGLPLSETVTASARTRRQRDLSMSRRLAFDLLQRQQRHTDDYLPTPSLPVDWLHKPFADYCQDLATLKGLTLSGTLDWSEWEARGWQRLAEVRNLERVRNLFRRPLELWLVLDRALFLQQHDYDVRLGHFCEHTLTPRNLLLLAEHNSGKPCG, from the coding sequence ATGACTCACCAAGAACCCCTCCAAGGCCCCCACCTCCTGACCCGCTTCCAGGCCCTGGACCACTTCCTCACCCACCACCAACCCCTCTGGCGCCCCCGCCCCTTCCACCACCTGCACCTGCCCTGGGAAACCGACCACCCAGCGCTGTCCACCTGGCTGCGCCAACAAACCCTGGAACAGGCAGAAGCCGCCGAGCACAGCGACGAAGCCCAGGCCCCACCCGAGCCCTTCCCCACCTGGGCCACCCAGGCCCAACATCTGGCCCACACCCAGGAACTGCCCACCATCGACCTGCACCCCGCCGCCCGACGCCTCGACGTCAACGTCCCCGGCCGCAAGTGGCAGCAGATCGAAGCCTTCGGCCGCCGCCTCGACTTCCAGGCCCCGCCCCGGCACTGGATCGACTGGTGCGCCGGCAAAGGCCACCTCGGCCGCCGCCTGCTGCAACCCGGCCAGCAACTGACCTGCCTGGAATACGACCCCGCCCTGGTCGACGCCGGCGCCGCCCTCAGCCAGCATCACCACCTGCCAGCCCAGCACCTGTGCCAGGACGTGCTGGAAAGCGACTGCGAGCGCCACCTCGATGCTCACAGCAGCGTGGTCGCCCTGCACGCCTGCGGCGACCTGCACGCACGCCTGCTGCAGCTGGCCAGCAGCAAAGCCTGCGCGCACATCGCCCTCGCCCCCTGCTGCTACAACCGCATTGCCGGCCAGCACTATCAGCCACTCTCGGCCGCCGCCAAGGCAAGCCCCTTGCGGTTGTCACTCGACGACCTCGGCCTGCCACTGAGCGAAACCGTCACCGCCAGCGCCCGCACCCGCCGCCAGCGCGACCTGTCGATGAGCCGCCGCCTGGCCTTCGACCTGCTGCAACGCCAACAACGGCACACCGACGACTACCTGCCCACGCCTTCGCTGCCCGTCGACTGGCTGCACAAACCCTTCGCCGACTACTGCCAGGACCTCGCCACCCTCAAAGGCCTGACCCTCAGCGGCACCCTCGACTGGAGCGAGTGGGAAGCCCGCGGCTGGCAGCGCCTGGCCGAAGTGCGCAACCTCGAACGGGTACGCAACCTGTTCCGCCGCCCACTGGAACTGTGGCTGGTGTTGGACCGAGCACTGTTCCTCCAGCAACACGACTACGACGTGCGCCTTGGACATTTCTGCGAACACACACTGACTCCACGCAACCTACTGTTGCTGGCCGAACACAACAGTGGAAAACCCTGTGGATAA
- a CDS encoding UvrD-helicase domain-containing protein encodes MVAQMKNLEGVSEETRKILDAINEGKSFLLSGGAGSGKTYSLVEVITSLVTLKPLARVACITYTNAAVREIESRASHPNLHVSTIHDFLWGVIKHFQIELKEVLLSLINDSDISNFKILDANGEPTSLAEIDGDVRYKEYVKFREGIISHSEVIVLANEMFKRYDKLCRILKDCYPYILVDEYQDTQAEVVDILLTQLTRVGCPNVVGFFGDAMQAIYEEGIGDLDLYKGEGVGQVREIKKEENRRNPKNIIDLANKLRNDGIFQVPSKDLNAPNMAEDGSVKNGCIQFIYSSNDDVNVVKRFLGWDFSEPSSAKELNLTHNLIAAKAGFSELMRIYDGDKILEYVRRVKNYIKRSEPDFICDGKTFGEVLVGLKSGKVGKTLKNIEPTDGMADYIAEHRAVYDEALGYQYTELASLYVNKDQLIDDQKSDRGELGRGGGNRDDLIKHLFKIQNNVQLYLEGRFNEFVRITEHAITSKKDKVRLKEEIVRLSRVDGKTVQQVIDEANAGGIVRIDDRLKLFVESKRYIYNQVAALPFAQFQKLFEYLEGFTPFSTQHKTKGREFSDVLVVLNNGRWNSYNFDYLFTDRADKESVVSRTRKILYVCCTRAKSNLALFYHSPSEAVIQKAKVWFGDENVTSLD; translated from the coding sequence ATGGTTGCGCAAATGAAAAATTTAGAGGGCGTTAGTGAAGAGACTAGAAAGATTTTAGATGCTATCAATGAGGGCAAGAGTTTTTTACTGAGTGGTGGTGCTGGAAGTGGAAAAACATATTCTTTGGTAGAGGTTATAACGAGCTTGGTTACCCTCAAGCCTTTAGCGCGCGTAGCGTGTATAACCTACACCAACGCGGCGGTCCGGGAGATTGAGAGTAGAGCCAGTCATCCAAATCTACACGTTTCTACGATACATGACTTTCTTTGGGGAGTAATTAAGCACTTCCAAATTGAGCTAAAAGAAGTTCTGTTATCGCTGATTAATGACAGTGATATATCAAATTTCAAAATTTTGGATGCTAACGGCGAACCGACAAGCTTGGCTGAAATTGATGGGGATGTTAGGTATAAGGAGTACGTAAAATTTAGGGAGGGGATTATTTCTCATAGTGAGGTTATCGTTCTTGCTAATGAGATGTTTAAACGATATGACAAATTATGTAGAATTCTGAAAGATTGCTATCCATATATTCTTGTGGATGAATATCAGGACACTCAGGCTGAGGTTGTGGACATACTTCTCACACAGCTGACTAGAGTCGGATGCCCAAATGTTGTTGGGTTTTTCGGCGATGCAATGCAAGCAATTTATGAGGAAGGTATAGGGGATTTAGATTTATACAAAGGGGAGGGTGTTGGGCAGGTAAGGGAAATAAAGAAAGAAGAAAACAGGAGGAACCCAAAAAATATAATCGATTTGGCAAACAAACTTAGAAATGATGGGATTTTTCAAGTTCCTTCTAAAGACTTGAATGCTCCCAATATGGCCGAGGACGGAAGTGTAAAGAACGGATGCATACAGTTTATATACTCTTCGAATGATGATGTTAATGTTGTAAAGAGATTTCTTGGCTGGGACTTTTCCGAACCTTCAAGCGCGAAAGAGCTGAATCTTACCCATAACCTAATCGCTGCAAAGGCAGGCTTCAGTGAGTTAATGAGAATTTATGATGGTGACAAGATTTTAGAGTATGTCCGTAGAGTAAAAAACTATATTAAGAGGAGTGAGCCTGATTTCATCTGTGATGGGAAAACATTTGGAGAAGTTTTAGTCGGTTTGAAGAGTGGGAAGGTAGGTAAAACCTTAAAAAACATTGAGCCCACTGATGGCATGGCGGATTATATCGCGGAGCATCGAGCCGTATATGATGAAGCGCTGGGCTACCAATATACTGAGCTTGCTTCTCTATATGTGAATAAGGACCAGCTAATAGATGATCAGAAATCAGATAGAGGGGAGTTGGGGCGTGGCGGTGGTAACAGAGATGATCTTATAAAGCATTTATTTAAAATACAAAACAATGTTCAGTTGTACTTGGAGGGGAGATTCAACGAGTTTGTTCGGATAACTGAGCATGCCATTACGTCGAAAAAAGATAAAGTTAGGTTGAAAGAGGAGATTGTAAGGTTATCTAGGGTCGACGGCAAAACGGTCCAGCAAGTCATCGATGAAGCTAATGCTGGGGGAATCGTTAGAATTGATGATCGTCTTAAGTTATTTGTTGAATCAAAACGCTATATTTATAATCAAGTTGCCGCGCTTCCATTTGCACAATTTCAAAAGCTATTTGAATATCTTGAGGGGTTTACACCCTTTTCTACTCAGCATAAAACCAAAGGTAGAGAGTTTTCCGATGTTCTAGTTGTTCTCAATAATGGTCGGTGGAATTCCTATAATTTTGACTATCTGTTCACTGATCGTGCGGATAAAGAGAGTGTGGTAAGCCGTACGCGAAAAATTCTGTATGTTTGTTGCACCCGTGCGAAGTCAAATTTAGCATTGTTTTATCATTCGCCATCTGAAGCCGTTATTCAGAAGGCGAAGGTTTGGTTTGGAGATGAAAATGTTACAAGTCTAGATTGA
- a CDS encoding DUF3077 domain-containing protein, which yields MNEKHQPNVTVGIQPFCELDENPAHLFRVMPGIPFEQAYEQVSVLLGYIRHLLHEGDLADDHKLLGAAGYLSSLAKAVMDDIEVARAGHP from the coding sequence ATGAACGAAAAACACCAACCAAACGTAACCGTCGGCATCCAACCTTTCTGCGAACTCGACGAAAACCCAGCGCATCTGTTCCGGGTCATGCCCGGCATTCCCTTCGAACAGGCGTACGAGCAGGTCTCGGTGCTGCTGGGCTATATCCGCCATCTGCTTCATGAGGGGGATCTGGCGGATGATCATAAGTTGCTGGGGGCTGCGGGCTACTTGAGCAGCTTGGCCAAGGCGGTCATGGATGACATCGAGGTTGCCCGAGCAGGCCACCCTTAA